One Baekduia alba genomic window, GGATCAGGACGTTGATGCCCTGCGCGATGGCGTCGTGCGCCTCGTCGCAGATCTCGGCCAAGCGCGCGTGCAGGCCGTCCGGCCCGTCCTGCACCGCCCAGGTGATGTCGATCGTGTGCGACTTGAACCACGGGTGCTCGAGCGAGCGCAGCGTCTCGAGCTCGCCGTTGCGCAGGATCGGCTGGCGCATGACCAGCTGGCGCGCGTGCTCGGGCTGGGCCTCCAGGAGGTTGCCCTCGGCGCCCACGCCGGTGCCCAGCGACATGACGATCGACTCGCGGATCGGGTCGATCGGCGGGTTGGTCACCTGCGCGAACAGCTGCTTGAAGTAGGAGAACAGCGGCGGGCGCTGGTCCGACAGCACGGCGAGCGCGTTGTCGTTGCCCATCGAGCCGATCGGCTCCTCGCCGTTCTTGGCCATCGGCGCCATGAGGATCCGGAGGTCCTCCTGCGAGTAGCCGAACGCCAGCTGCAGGTCGCGCAGCGGCTGGGCGAGCGTCAGGCCGTCGCTCGGCGGGAGGTCGTCGAAGCGGACGACGTTCTCCTCGAACCAGCGGCCGTAGGGCTGCGCGGTCGCGACCTGCTCCTTGACCTCGTGGTCGTCCACGATGCGGCCGGCCTCGAGGTCGACGAGGAACAGCTTGCCCGGCGCGAGGCGGCCGAGGCGCACGACCTCCTCGGGCGCGAGCGGCAGCATGCCGGTCTCGGAGCCGAGCATGACGTAGCCGTCCTTGGTCTCCGCCCAGCGGCCCGGGCGCAGCCCGTTGCGGTCCAGCGTCGCGCCGACCACGGTGCCGTCGGTGAAGCAGACCGACGCCGGCCCGTCCCACGGCTCCATCAGACACGAGTGGAAGGCGTAGAAGCCCTTGAGGTGATCGGGGAGGTCGTCGCGGTCCGCGTAGGCCTCCGGGATCATCATCATCGCCGCGTGGGGCAGCGAGCGGCCGGCGAGCATCAGCAGCTCGAGGACGTTGTCGAACGTCGCGGAGTCCGACCCGCCGGGGCGCACGATCGGCAGCACCTTCTGGAGGTCCAGGCCGAACAGGTCGGAGGCGAGCTGCGACTCGCGCGCCCGCATCCAGTTCGCGTTGCCCATCAGCGTGTTGATCTCGCCGTTGTGGGCGATCACGCGGAACGGGTGCGCGAGGTCCCAGCTCGGGAACGTGTTCGTCGAGAAGCGCGAGTGGACCAGCGCCAGCGCGGAGCCGAAGCGCTCGTCCTTGAGGTCGGGGTAGAAGTCCCGCAGCTGATGCGAGATCAGCATCCCCTTGTAGACGCACGTCCGCGACGAGAAGCTCGGGGCGTAGAAGTCGGGGCCGGCCGCCAGCTCGACGATGCGGCGGATGACGTACAGCTTGCGCTCGAAGCGGTCCTGGTCGTCGACGAAGCCCGGCCCGGCGCCGACGAACAGCTGCCGGATGTGCGGGCGCGACTGGTTGGCCGTGTCGCCGACGTGGTCGAGGTCGACCGGCACGTCGCGCCAGCCGAGCAGCTCCTGGCCCTCGATGCGCACGTTGAGCTCGAGCAGCTGCTCGATCTTGCGGCGCTGCGCGGGGTCGCGCGGCAGGAAGCAGACGGCGACGCCGTACTGGCCCTGCGGCGGCAGCTCGAAGTCGACCACCGCGCGGAAGAACGCGTCGGGGATCTGGACGAGGATGCCCGCGCCGTCGCCGGTGCGGATGTCCGCGCCCTCGGCGCCGCGGTGCTCGAGGTTGTCGAGAGCGGTCAACGCGCGGTGGATGACGCCGTGGTCGGGCTGGTTGTCCAGCCTGGCGACCATGGCGACGCCGCAGGCGTCGTGCTCGTAGCGGGGGTCGTACAGGCCGTCGGCCTGGGGCAAAGCGGAGATCGTCATGAGGTGTCCCGTGGCGGCCCGGGGGCACGTGAGAGGAAGCGGCAGAGTAGCAAGCGCACTCCGGATTGGACAGGCGTACGTGATCGCATACAGCCTTCGCGGACCGTGCCGCGCGGCTCTTGCACAGAGGGACGTTCGTCTGCGTGCAAACCGGAATCGGGCGCCTTCGATCGCCGGCGTTTGCGGGCGGAACCCGCGGGCATATGAAGCTCCGCGGGATTGATGCTCCCGCCCCATATCGCGTCACGGACAGCATCGGACCTGCCCCGGTGCGACGCGATGACCTCCCCCACACGCGTCGGGCCGCCCCAGGGCGGCTCGGCGTGCTTCACCGCGCTGAGGCGACATGTGCACCGTCTATGCTCCGGGCCCCTTCGCTCGTGCGGATTGCGAAGTCGCGAATAGGACGACGACCGGGTGGGCATATGCCAGCCGATGAGAACCCCGGGGCTGGGATGCCCCGGCACGACCGCCACCAGGAGCCTGTGACGCCCGACTTCGAGCTGACCCTGCCGGCACGCGCCGAGAACGTGGCCGTCGTCCGGCATGCCTTCGGCGGGATCGGCGACGCCCTCGACGTGCCCGACCACGCGCTGGCCGACGTCAAGCTGGCGGTCACCGAGGCCTGCACCAACGTGGTCGTGCATGCCTACCCCGATGGCGACGGTCCCATGAGCGTGCGCGCGGGCGTGACCGACGGCGCGCTGACCGTGGTCGTGTCCGACGAGGGCCGCGGGATCCTCCCGCGGCCGGACTCGCCGGGCCTGGGCCTGGGCCTGCCGCTCATCGCGACGCTCGCGTCCTCGCTGGAGCTGGGCACCAACGACCGCGACGAGACCGAGGTCCGCATGGTCTTCGAGCTCGAGACCGTGCCGGAGGCGGCCGCATGAGCCCCGAGGCCTCGACCGTCAACGAGGCGACGCTGACCGTCCGTCGGCCTGAGCTGCTCGGCCCGGTCCTCGGCCGCGTCGTCGGGATGCTCGCCGCGCGCGCGCAGTGCCCGATCGACCGCCTCGACGACGCGCTGCTGCTCACCGACGCGGTCGCCGCCCACGCGCCCGCCCACACCACCGACGGCCGCGTCACCGTCCACGTCCACGCCGAGCCCGAGGGCCTGTCGCTGCGCATCGGGCCGCTGCCGGACGCCGGCGGGGACGCGCTCGTGCAGGCCGCGTCGCTGCCGGGCGTGGGCAACGTCTTCGAGCGCGTCGCCTCCGACGTGCGCACCGAAGGCTCCGAGCTGCTCCTGCACCTCGCCTTCCGCGCGTGAGCGACCACCCCCTGCCCCACGCAAATTTCGTCACACTGAGGAACGATGCCACCGGAATTCGCCTTGACCCAGGACGCCGTCGACACCGCGACCCAGGTGGTCGCGGTCCGCGGCGAGATCGACCTGTTCACCGCTCCCGAGCTGAAGACCGCGCTCGGAGAGGCGATCGAGGGCGGCAAGTCGCGGCTCGTGGTGGACCTCGGCGAGACGACGTTCCTGGACTCGACCGCGCTCGGCGTCCTGATCGGCACGGTCAAGCGCCTGCGTGCGCGCGACGGGCGCCTGACGATCGTCAACGTCGACCAGAACATCGCCAAGACGTTCGAGATCACGGGCCTGGACCAGATCTTCACCATCCGCGCCAGCCGCGACGAGGCGCTGGCCGCCCTGGACGAGGAAGAGGCGTCGGCGTAAGCCCGCCCAGGGGGCGGGTTACGCCAGCGGGTGTTCGCCCAGAGGGCGAAACCCGCGCGCGGGGCGAGCCTTCAGCCCGCCCCGCACCGTCGTCTTGGGCTCAGGCGCGCTCGAGCGCCGCGAGCTCGCGCTGGACCGCCGCCTCGTGGGCGACCTCGTCCTCGCGGGCCTGGCGCGGGCTCCAGCGGCCGGTCAGCAGCAGCGTGGCCGGCAGCAGTCAGAGCCGGCCCGCGAAGCAGATCCACCAAGCGTGCGGCGCGCGGTGTCCGGATAGTGCGCCAGCTGGCGGTTGAAGAAGGACCTCCCCGTCCCCCGATCGCCGATGCCGCCCGCGCGTCCTCCTGCGACCGTGCTCATCGCGCCTCTCCCCTCGATCGACCCACGCGCGACCCACCCTGTGCG contains:
- a CDS encoding ATP-binding protein produces the protein MPRHDRHQEPVTPDFELTLPARAENVAVVRHAFGGIGDALDVPDHALADVKLAVTEACTNVVVHAYPDGDGPMSVRAGVTDGALTVVVSDEGRGILPRPDSPGLGLGLPLIATLASSLELGTNDRDETEVRMVFELETVPEAAA
- a CDS encoding STAS domain-containing protein, encoding MPPEFALTQDAVDTATQVVAVRGEIDLFTAPELKTALGEAIEGGKSRLVVDLGETTFLDSTALGVLIGTVKRLRARDGRLTIVNVDQNIAKTFEITGLDQIFTIRASRDEALAALDEEEASA